A region from the [Limnothrix rosea] IAM M-220 genome encodes:
- a CDS encoding valine--tRNA ligase encodes MTNEAPNLPSQYDPHGTENKWQQTWLEQQVFQADPSKEGDSFCIVIPPPNVTGKLHMGHAFNTSLIDTIVRYHRMKGENVLCLPGTDHASIAVQTIVEKQLKAEGKTRYDLGREKFLERAWAWREESGGTIVNQLKRMGLSADWSRESFTLDENLSEAVKKAFITLYDEGLIYRGNYLVNWCPASQSAVSDLEVESKEVDGHLWHFRYPLTDGSGFVEVATTRPETMLGDTGVAVNPNDERYQHLIGKTLTLPIVGREIPIFADELVDLEFGTGCVKVTPAHDPNDFEMGKRHDLPFINIMNRDGTLNENAGMFAGQDRFEARKNLVAKLKEDGVLIKTEDYRHAVPHSDRGKVPVEPLLSTQWFVKIDPLSSKTLAFLDEDNQPNYVPERWRKVYRDWLVKLNDWCISRQLWWGHQIPAWYVVSETKGEIQDDTPFVVAHDEAEAKQKAIAEYGEDCLLEQDSDVLDTWFSSGLWPFSTLGWPDENAPDFQKYFPNSVLVTGFDIIFFWVARMTMMSSHFTGKIPFKDVYIHGLVRDENGKKMSKSANNGIDPLLMCDRYGTDALRYTLIREVAGAGQDISLQYDRKTDESQSVEASRNFANKLWNAARFVMMNLEGQTPAVLGRPADADLELGDRWILSRLHQVIADTHHNLANYALGESAKALYEFIWGDFCDWYIELAKPRLYAKEEKDASSRRVAQQILAWVLEDILKLLHPFMPHITEEIWQTLTQSNGNTFVATQPYPAENENLVDKALETEFTLLIETIRVIRNLRAEAGIKPSATVNVILQSESTPELTTLEKGEAYIYKSAKVETLKLTESLNSDLKQAIAGVVGTIQVLIPLEGLVDVPALCAKLEKNLSKVEKEIASLSSRLNNPGFVNKAPESVIQSAKNSLAEAEAQQNILQERLQRLQ; translated from the coding sequence ATGACTAACGAAGCACCAAACCTTCCCAGCCAGTATGACCCCCACGGCACAGAAAATAAGTGGCAACAGACTTGGCTTGAGCAGCAAGTGTTTCAGGCAGACCCCAGCAAAGAAGGCGACTCTTTTTGCATCGTAATTCCGCCGCCAAATGTTACGGGCAAACTCCATATGGGTCACGCATTTAATACCTCCTTGATCGACACAATTGTGCGATATCACCGCATGAAGGGAGAAAATGTGTTGTGTTTACCCGGTACTGACCACGCGAGTATTGCCGTACAGACCATTGTCGAAAAACAGCTTAAAGCAGAAGGCAAAACCCGTTATGACCTAGGCCGCGAGAAATTTTTAGAACGAGCTTGGGCTTGGCGCGAAGAATCCGGTGGCACCATTGTGAATCAATTAAAACGCATGGGTTTGTCGGCGGATTGGTCGCGGGAAAGTTTTACGCTCGACGAAAATTTATCGGAAGCTGTCAAAAAAGCCTTTATTACCCTCTACGATGAAGGCCTTATTTATCGCGGTAATTATCTGGTTAATTGGTGTCCGGCTTCCCAATCGGCGGTGTCTGACCTTGAGGTTGAAAGCAAAGAAGTTGACGGGCATCTTTGGCATTTCCGTTATCCCTTGACCGATGGCAGTGGTTTTGTAGAAGTTGCGACCACTCGTCCCGAAACTATGCTTGGTGATACGGGCGTTGCAGTTAACCCAAATGATGAACGCTATCAACATCTCATCGGTAAGACCCTTACTTTGCCTATTGTTGGTCGTGAGATTCCGATTTTTGCGGATGAATTAGTTGATCTAGAATTTGGAACAGGTTGTGTAAAGGTAACGCCGGCTCACGATCCTAATGACTTTGAAATGGGTAAACGCCATGATTTACCGTTTATCAATATCATGAATCGTGATGGCACACTCAACGAAAATGCTGGCATGTTTGCGGGTCAGGATCGATTTGAAGCGCGTAAAAATTTAGTTGCGAAGCTGAAGGAAGATGGTGTTCTGATTAAAACGGAAGATTATCGGCACGCGGTTCCCCACAGCGATCGCGGCAAAGTTCCTGTCGAGCCTCTTTTGTCAACTCAATGGTTTGTCAAAATCGATCCGCTATCCAGCAAAACTTTGGCGTTTTTGGATGAAGATAATCAACCGAATTACGTGCCTGAGCGTTGGCGGAAAGTTTATCGTGATTGGCTCGTAAAACTGAATGATTGGTGTATTTCTCGTCAGTTGTGGTGGGGTCATCAAATTCCCGCTTGGTATGTGGTTAGTGAAACGAAGGGCGAAATTCAAGACGATACTCCCTTCGTTGTTGCCCATGATGAAGCTGAAGCCAAACAGAAGGCGATCGCCGAATATGGTGAAGATTGTCTATTAGAGCAAGATTCTGACGTTTTGGATACTTGGTTTTCTTCTGGACTCTGGCCATTTTCAACCTTAGGTTGGCCCGATGAAAACGCTCCTGATTTTCAAAAATATTTTCCAAATAGCGTTTTGGTTACAGGCTTTGACATTATTTTCTTCTGGGTTGCCCGAATGACCATGATGTCTAGCCACTTCACTGGCAAGATTCCGTTTAAAGACGTGTATATTCACGGTTTAGTGCGGGATGAAAACGGCAAGAAAATGTCGAAATCTGCCAATAACGGCATTGACCCTCTTTTAATGTGTGATCGTTATGGTACCGATGCGTTGCGTTACACATTAATTCGCGAAGTTGCTGGTGCTGGTCAGGATATTAGTCTTCAGTATGACCGGAAAACCGACGAATCCCAATCCGTTGAAGCTTCTCGAAATTTTGCGAACAAACTTTGGAATGCTGCGCGTTTTGTCATGATGAACCTAGAAGGGCAAACACCAGCTGTTTTAGGTCGCCCTGCTGATGCAGATCTAGAATTAGGCGATCGCTGGATTCTGTCACGGTTACATCAAGTGATTGCCGACACTCACCATAACCTTGCAAATTATGCCTTAGGCGAATCTGCAAAAGCTCTCTATGAATTTATTTGGGGTGATTTTTGTGACTGGTATATCGAATTAGCAAAGCCACGCTTGTATGCCAAAGAAGAAAAAGATGCTTCATCCCGTAGAGTTGCCCAGCAGATTTTGGCGTGGGTTTTAGAAGATATCCTGAAGCTTCTTCACCCTTTTATGCCTCATATCACCGAAGAGATTTGGCAGACTTTAACCCAGAGCAATGGCAACACATTTGTTGCAACTCAACCTTATCCCGCCGAGAATGAAAACCTTGTAGACAAAGCTTTAGAAACAGAATTTACTCTATTAATTGAAACAATTCGCGTCATTCGAAATCTGCGCGCCGAAGCCGGAATCAAGCCCAGCGCAACAGTTAATGTCATTTTACAAAGTGAGTCAACCCCTGAACTGACAACCTTAGAAAAAGGCGAAGCTTACATTTACAAATCGGCGAAAGTTGAAACCTTGAAACTTACTGAATCCCTTAATTCTGATCTAAAACAGGCGATCGCCGGCGTTGTGGGAACAATACAAGTATTAATTCCTTTAGAAGGTTTAGTCGATGTTCCGGCTCTTTGTGCAAAACTAGAGAAGAATTTAAGTAAAGTAGAGAAAGAAATAGCTTCTTTAAGCAGTCGTTTGAATAATCCCGGCTTTGTCAACAAAGCCCCCGAATCGGTTATTCAAAGTGCGAAAAACTCCCTCGCTGAAGCTGAAGCCCAGCAAAACATCTTGCAGGAACGGCTACAGCGCCTACAATAA
- the tkt gene encoding transketolase, with the protein MTVATQSIDQLCINAIRFLAIDGVEKAKSGHPGLPMGAAPMAYTLWDKFMRFNPKNPNWVNRDRFVLSAGHGSMLQYALMYLAGYDSVSLEDLKQFRQWKSKTPGHPENFVTPGVEVTTGPLGQGIANGVGLALAEAHLAARFNKPDAKLFDHYTYVIMGDGCNMEGISGEAASLAGHWGLGKLIALYDDNHISIDGSTDVAFTEDVSARFEAYGWHVLHVEDGNTDTDAIAKAIEEAKAVTDKPTMIKVTTIIGYGSPNKGNTAGVHGAALGESEIELTRKELDWNYGPFEVPEDALSHFRKAVDRGASAEAEWNQIMATYKTKYADEAAELERLLSGELPANWADCLPTATPDVAGMATRKHSQATLNAIAPVLDELIGGSADLTHSNLTEIKVSGDFQKGAYENRNVHFGVREHAMGAICNAIALHGTNLIPYGATFLIFSDYMRNSIRLSALSETRVIWVMTHDSIALGEDGPTHQPIEQVASLRAIPNLYVYRPADVNETSGAYKVAVESKKTPTLLALTRQNLPNLEGSSIEKAEKGGYILSDSEGTPDIILIGTGSEVQLCVAAADELRSTGKNVRVVSMPCVERFEEQDTTYQESVLPKSVTKRVAVEAGCTMSWYKYVGFEGAVVGVDTFGASAPGGIIMKEYGFTVENVVSTAKEVLG; encoded by the coding sequence ATGACCGTTGCTACCCAATCTATTGACCAACTTTGTATTAATGCAATTCGCTTTTTAGCAATTGATGGCGTCGAGAAGGCGAAGTCCGGTCACCCCGGATTGCCGATGGGCGCAGCTCCTATGGCTTATACCCTATGGGATAAGTTCATGCGCTTTAACCCCAAAAATCCCAATTGGGTTAACCGAGACCGCTTTGTTCTATCTGCTGGTCATGGTTCCATGCTCCAGTACGCTTTGATGTACTTGGCTGGTTATGACAGTGTTTCCCTAGAAGATCTAAAGCAATTCCGCCAGTGGAAGTCTAAGACTCCCGGTCACCCCGAAAACTTTGTTACTCCCGGCGTTGAAGTTACAACGGGTCCCCTCGGCCAAGGTATTGCGAATGGTGTCGGCCTTGCCCTTGCAGAGGCACATTTGGCTGCCCGTTTCAATAAGCCCGATGCAAAACTTTTTGATCATTACACCTACGTAATTATGGGTGATGGTTGCAACATGGAAGGTATTTCTGGCGAAGCCGCTTCCCTTGCTGGTCACTGGGGTCTCGGTAAGCTCATTGCTCTCTATGATGATAACCATATTTCCATTGATGGTTCTACCGATGTCGCTTTCACTGAAGATGTAAGTGCTCGTTTTGAGGCTTATGGTTGGCATGTACTCCATGTAGAGGATGGCAACACTGACACCGATGCGATCGCCAAAGCGATTGAAGAAGCAAAAGCTGTCACTGATAAGCCCACAATGATTAAAGTCACCACCATTATTGGTTATGGCTCCCCTAATAAAGGCAACACTGCTGGTGTTCACGGTGCAGCCCTTGGTGAATCTGAAATCGAACTAACTCGCAAGGAGCTCGACTGGAACTATGGTCCCTTTGAGGTTCCTGAAGATGCCCTCAGTCATTTCCGTAAAGCCGTTGACCGTGGTGCAAGCGCTGAAGCCGAGTGGAATCAGATTATGGCGACCTACAAGACCAAGTATGCTGACGAAGCAGCCGAACTTGAGCGTCTCCTCTCTGGTGAATTGCCTGCAAACTGGGCTGATTGCCTCCCTACAGCAACCCCTGATGTGGCTGGCATGGCGACCCGTAAGCATTCCCAAGCGACTCTTAATGCGATCGCCCCTGTATTAGATGAGTTGATCGGTGGTTCTGCTGACTTAACCCACTCCAACTTGACTGAAATCAAAGTTTCCGGCGATTTCCAGAAAGGCGCTTACGAAAACCGTAATGTTCACTTCGGTGTACGGGAACACGCCATGGGTGCGATTTGTAATGCGATCGCCCTCCATGGAACTAACTTAATTCCCTACGGCGCGACTTTCCTAATCTTCAGTGACTACATGCGGAACTCCATCCGTTTGTCTGCTCTCTCTGAGACCCGCGTAATCTGGGTGATGACCCACGATTCCATCGCCCTTGGTGAAGATGGCCCAACACACCAGCCTATTGAACAGGTTGCCTCTCTCCGTGCAATTCCCAACCTCTATGTCTATCGTCCCGCTGATGTGAACGAGACATCCGGTGCATACAAGGTCGCTGTAGAAAGTAAAAAGACTCCGACCCTCCTTGCCCTGACACGCCAAAATCTCCCCAACCTTGAAGGTAGCTCTATTGAGAAAGCCGAAAAGGGTGGTTACATTCTTTCTGACAGTGAAGGCACTCCCGATATTATTTTGATCGGTACTGGTAGTGAAGTTCAACTCTGTGTTGCCGCTGCTGATGAACTCCGTTCTACTGGTAAAAATGTTCGTGTGGTTTCCATGCCTTGTGTCGAACGTTTTGAAGAGCAAGATACTACTTACCAAGAGTCTGTACTTCCGAAGTCTGTCACCAAGCGTGTTGCGGTAGAAGCTGGCTGCACTATGAGCTGGTATAAGTATGTTGGCTTTGAAGGCGCAGTTGTTGGTGTTGACACCTTTGGTGCTTCTGCTCCCGGTGGCATCATCATGAAAGAATACGGTTTCACCGTTGAAAATGTTGTTAGCACTGCAAAAGAAGTGCTCGGTTAA
- the fabF gene encoding beta-ketoacyl-ACP synthase II, with product MANSSLHRVVITGLGAITPIGNTLEEYWDGLMAGRNGIDLITAFDASEHACRIGGEVKGFNPFEFISKKEAKRMDRFSQFAVAASKQAIADAGLIINEDNAPDVGVMIGTGVGGLKVLEDQQTIYLEKGPSRCSPFMIPMMIGNMAAGLTAIHTGAQGPNSCTVTACAAGSNAVGEAFRLVQRGYAKAMISGGTEAAITPLSYAGFASARALSRRNDDPKHACRPFDKDRDGFVMGEGAGILILEELEHAIARGAKIYGEIVGYGMTCDAYHMTAPTPEGTGATRAIELALKDGGLAPNEVNYVNAHGTSTPANDITETKAIKRALGDQAYKILVSSTKSMTGHLLGGSGGIEAVATAMAIANDRVPPTINLEEPQEGCDLDYVANESREHKIEVALSNSFGFGGHNVTLAFKKYHP from the coding sequence ATGGCAAACTCATCTCTGCATCGCGTTGTGATCACTGGCTTGGGGGCAATTACCCCCATTGGCAATACCCTCGAAGAATACTGGGACGGCTTGATGGCTGGTCGCAACGGTATTGACCTGATTACAGCTTTTGACGCATCGGAGCATGCTTGTCGTATTGGGGGAGAAGTTAAAGGTTTTAACCCCTTTGAATTTATTTCAAAAAAAGAAGCCAAGCGTATGGACCGCTTTTCCCAATTTGCCGTTGCAGCGAGTAAGCAGGCGATCGCCGATGCGGGACTCATCATTAATGAAGATAATGCACCAGATGTCGGTGTGATGATTGGCACTGGAGTTGGTGGCCTCAAGGTATTAGAAGACCAGCAAACAATTTATTTAGAGAAGGGCCCCAGTCGTTGTAGCCCGTTCATGATTCCGATGATGATCGGCAATATGGCAGCCGGTTTAACCGCCATTCATACCGGTGCTCAAGGCCCAAATAGTTGTACTGTAACAGCTTGTGCTGCTGGCTCTAACGCCGTCGGCGAAGCATTTCGTTTAGTACAACGAGGCTACGCAAAAGCCATGATTTCTGGTGGCACAGAAGCTGCGATTACTCCCCTCAGTTATGCCGGATTTGCTTCTGCCCGTGCTTTATCCCGTCGTAATGACGATCCAAAACATGCTTGTCGTCCCTTTGATAAAGATCGAGATGGATTTGTGATGGGTGAAGGCGCAGGCATTCTTATCCTTGAGGAGTTGGAGCATGCGATCGCCCGCGGCGCAAAAATTTATGGTGAAATTGTCGGTTACGGTATGACCTGCGATGCCTACCACATGACCGCACCAACACCAGAAGGAACTGGGGCAACTCGTGCCATTGAATTGGCTTTGAAAGATGGTGGCTTAGCACCGAACGAAGTGAATTACGTTAATGCCCACGGTACAAGTACTCCCGCCAACGACATCACCGAGACAAAAGCAATTAAACGAGCTTTAGGTGACCAAGCCTATAAAATTTTAGTCAGTTCGACAAAATCCATGACGGGTCACTTACTCGGTGGCTCTGGTGGCATTGAAGCTGTTGCCACAGCCATGGCGATCGCCAATGATCGTGTACCTCCCACGATTAACTTGGAAGAACCCCAAGAAGGATGCGATTTAGACTACGTTGCCAATGAAAGCCGCGAACATAAAATAGAAGTTGCCCTATCGAATTCTTTTGGTTTTGGTGGCCATAACGTGACATTAGCATTCAAAAAATACCACCCCTAA
- a CDS encoding acyl carrier protein: protein MNQEIFDKIKGIIVDQLDVDADSVTPEANFISDLEADSLDTVELIMAFEEEFDIDIPDEVAEQITTVGEAVKIIDSKAD from the coding sequence ATGAACCAAGAAATTTTTGACAAAATCAAAGGTATTATCGTCGACCAACTGGATGTCGATGCCGACTCTGTCACTCCCGAAGCTAATTTTATTTCTGACCTAGAAGCAGACTCCCTAGATACAGTAGAGCTCATTATGGCCTTCGAAGAAGAGTTTGATATTGACATTCCTGATGAAGTTGCTGAGCAAATTACAACTGTCGGTGAAGCAGTGAAAATTATTGACTCCAAAGCTGACTAG
- the gatA gene encoding Asp-tRNA(Asn)/Glu-tRNA(Gln) amidotransferase subunit GatA — MSAIRALHQQLISKERSAVEILTDTFARIQAVEPDVKAFLTLTQEQAIAQAKAVDDKIAAGKDIGLLEGIPIAIKDNMCTKGITTTCGSKILEGFVPTYESTVTQKLKDAGAIMVGKTNLDEFAMGSSTENSGYQVTGNPWDVTRVPGGSSGGSAAAVAAGEAPISLGSDTGGSIRQPASLCGVVGMKPTYGLVSRFGLVAYASSLDQIGPFAKTVEDAAILLEAIAGYDAKDSTSLDVEIPTYSQALSTDLKPDLKIGIIKETFGEGLDKEVEATVNQAIEQFKKLGAEVEIISCPRFRYGLPAYYIIAPSEASANLARYDAVKYGVRNQDAGNLMEMYTQTRATGFGAEVKRRIMLGTYTLSAGYYDAYYLKAQKVRTLIKQDFDAAFSKVDVLICPTSPTTAFKAGEKTNDPLSMYLSDLMTIPVNLAGLPAMSVPCGFDKQGLPIGMQLIGNVLQENLLFQVAHAYEQSTEWHKQTARLS, encoded by the coding sequence ATGTCAGCCATCCGCGCACTACATCAACAGTTAATTTCCAAGGAACGTTCTGCTGTTGAGATTTTGACAGACACTTTTGCACGCATTCAAGCAGTAGAGCCGGATGTAAAAGCTTTTTTAACCTTGACCCAAGAGCAGGCGATCGCCCAAGCCAAAGCTGTTGATGACAAAATTGCCGCGGGCAAAGACATTGGTTTACTCGAAGGTATTCCCATTGCCATCAAAGACAATATGTGTACGAAGGGGATCACCACAACCTGTGGCTCTAAAATCCTTGAAGGCTTTGTCCCGACCTACGAATCCACCGTCACCCAAAAATTAAAAGACGCTGGCGCAATTATGGTGGGTAAAACGAACCTCGACGAATTTGCCATGGGAAGTTCCACAGAAAACTCTGGCTATCAAGTTACCGGAAACCCTTGGGATGTGACGCGTGTCCCCGGTGGCTCTTCTGGTGGTTCAGCAGCAGCAGTAGCAGCTGGTGAAGCTCCCATTTCCCTTGGCTCCGATACAGGTGGCTCTATTCGCCAGCCAGCTTCATTATGTGGCGTTGTGGGCATGAAACCGACCTATGGCCTCGTATCTCGCTTTGGATTAGTAGCCTACGCTTCTTCTCTAGACCAAATCGGCCCCTTTGCGAAAACCGTTGAAGATGCCGCGATTTTGTTAGAGGCGATCGCCGGCTATGACGCAAAAGACTCCACAAGCTTAGACGTTGAAATTCCCACATACAGTCAAGCCCTAAGCACTGACCTCAAACCAGACTTAAAAATTGGCATCATTAAAGAAACCTTCGGAGAAGGCCTAGACAAAGAAGTCGAAGCAACCGTTAACCAAGCCATCGAACAATTCAAAAAACTTGGCGCAGAAGTTGAAATCATTTCCTGTCCACGCTTTCGCTATGGCCTACCAGCCTACTACATCATTGCCCCGTCAGAAGCCTCCGCAAACCTCGCTCGCTACGACGCAGTTAAATATGGTGTGCGCAACCAAGACGCTGGCAACTTAATGGAAATGTATACCCAAACTAGGGCAACAGGCTTCGGCGCAGAAGTTAAACGCCGAATAATGTTGGGTACTTACACACTATCTGCTGGCTATTACGACGCTTACTACTTAAAAGCACAAAAAGTTAGAACCCTGATTAAGCAAGATTTTGATGCAGCCTTCTCGAAAGTTGACGTGCTAATCTGCCCAACCTCACCAACTACGGCTTTTAAGGCAGGAGAAAAAACAAATGATCCCTTGAGTATGTACTTGTCAGACTTAATGACCATTCCGGTCAACTTAGCAGGTTTGCCAGCGATGAGCGTTCCCTGCGGTTTTGACAAACAAGGATTACCTATCGGCATGCAATTAATTGGCAATGTTCTCCAAGAAAATCTGCTTTTCCAAGTAGCCCATGCCTACGAGCAATCAACCGAATGGCATAAACAAACAGCTCGTCTGTCGTAA
- the rplL gene encoding 50S ribosomal protein L7/L12, whose protein sequence is MSAVTDEILEKLQSLTLLEAAELVKQIEDTFGVSAAAPVGGMVMAAPGAAGAAEPEEEKTEFDVILEEVPAAKKIAVLKVVRGVTGLGLKEAKGLVEEAPKAIKEATGKEDAEEIKAKLEEAGAKVSIK, encoded by the coding sequence ATGTCTGCAGTTACTGATGAAATTTTGGAAAAGTTGCAATCTCTCACTCTCTTAGAGGCTGCTGAGCTTGTTAAGCAAATCGAGGACACTTTTGGTGTTAGTGCTGCTGCTCCCGTCGGTGGCATGGTAATGGCTGCTCCCGGTGCTGCTGGCGCTGCTGAGCCTGAAGAAGAGAAGACTGAATTTGATGTTATTCTCGAAGAAGTTCCTGCTGCTAAGAAGATTGCTGTTCTTAAGGTTGTTCGTGGCGTAACTGGCCTTGGTCTCAAGGAAGCTAAGGGTCTTGTTGAAGAAGCACCTAAGGCAATTAAAGAAGCTACTGGCAAAGAAGACGCTGAAGAAATCAAAGCAAAGCTTGAAGAAGCTGGTGCTAAAGTTAGCATCAAGTAA
- the rplJ gene encoding 50S ribosomal protein L10, translating to MGKSLAEKKVLVEEIQGFLEDAHLTFVIDYKGLTVAEISDLRNRLRPVGASCKIAKNTLMHKAVEGDENWQPMQSLLKDSSAFLIAGEDVASAVKAYKDFRKATKKTELRGGVMEGQALDSAQVEALGDLPTKDQLYGQIAGALNAVTAKIAIGINEVPGSLARALQAVSEKEAA from the coding sequence ATGGGAAAATCATTAGCTGAAAAGAAAGTTTTAGTAGAAGAAATTCAAGGATTTCTTGAAGACGCCCATTTGACATTTGTGATTGATTACAAAGGTCTTACCGTCGCTGAAATTTCCGATTTACGCAACCGTCTTCGTCCCGTCGGCGCATCGTGCAAAATTGCTAAAAACACTTTGATGCACAAAGCCGTTGAAGGTGACGAAAATTGGCAACCGATGCAATCTTTACTTAAGGACTCTTCCGCCTTTTTGATTGCTGGTGAAGATGTTGCATCTGCGGTCAAAGCTTATAAAGACTTCCGTAAAGCTACGAAGAAAACTGAACTTCGCGGCGGTGTAATGGAAGGCCAAGCTTTAGATAGTGCTCAGGTGGAAGCACTTGGCGATCTACCGACAAAAGACCAACTTTATGGTCAGATTGCTGGTGCTCTCAATGCTGTTACTGCCAAGATTGCTATTGGAATCAACGAAGTACCTGGTTCTTTGGCAAGAGCATTGCAAGCTGTTTCCGAAAAAGAAGCGGCTTAA
- the rplA gene encoding 50S ribosomal protein L1, which translates to MAKKLSRRFREAQEKVQDHVYEPLEALQLLKETATAKFDETAEAHIRLGIDPKYTDQQLRTTVGFPKGTGQSVRVAVITSGEQVKVAEESGADLVGSEELIEDIQKGMMDFEILIATPDMMPKVARLGRQLGPRGLMPSPKGGTVTTDVVAAIAEFKAGKQEFRADRAGIVHVLFGKSSFSAEDLLVNLKTLQETIDRNRPSGAKGRYWRSVYVSASMGPSIEVDINALRDLNLEEQAS; encoded by the coding sequence ATGGCAAAGAAATTGTCTCGTCGTTTTCGCGAGGCTCAAGAGAAGGTTCAGGATCATGTCTATGAACCTCTTGAGGCTCTCCAATTGTTAAAGGAAACTGCTACTGCTAAGTTTGATGAAACTGCTGAAGCTCACATTCGCTTAGGGATTGACCCGAAGTACACAGATCAGCAATTGCGCACAACGGTTGGCTTCCCTAAGGGAACTGGTCAGTCTGTTCGGGTTGCGGTAATCACCAGTGGTGAGCAGGTCAAGGTGGCTGAGGAGTCTGGTGCTGATCTTGTGGGCTCTGAAGAGCTGATTGAGGATATTCAGAAGGGCATGATGGATTTTGAAATTCTGATTGCAACGCCTGATATGATGCCTAAGGTGGCGCGTCTCGGTCGTCAGCTTGGTCCTCGTGGTTTAATGCCTTCTCCTAAGGGTGGTACTGTTACTACTGATGTTGTGGCGGCGATCGCCGAATTCAAAGCAGGTAAGCAAGAATTTCGCGCCGACCGGGCCGGTATTGTTCACGTACTGTTTGGAAAATCTTCTTTCTCAGCGGAAGATCTTCTGGTAAACTTAAAAACTCTTCAGGAAACGATTGATCGTAATCGTCCCTCTGGAGCAAAGGGACGCTACTGGCGTAGCGTTTACGTATCCGCTTCAATGGGACCTTCCATCGAAGTTGATATCAACGCCCTTCGCGACTTGAACCTCGAAGAGCAAGCTTCTTAA
- the rplK gene encoding 50S ribosomal protein L11 has protein sequence MAKKVVTLIKLALPAGKANPAPPVGPALGQHGVNIMAFCKEYNAKTSDKAGMVIPVEISVYEDRSFTFILKTPPASVLIRKAAGVEKGSGQPNKDKVGTITRAQLKEIAETKMPDLNANDIEAAMKIVEGTARNMGVTLAD, from the coding sequence ATGGCAAAAAAAGTAGTTACGTTAATTAAGTTGGCTTTGCCTGCTGGTAAAGCTAATCCTGCGCCTCCTGTTGGTCCCGCTTTGGGTCAACATGGTGTTAATATCATGGCGTTTTGCAAGGAATATAATGCTAAAACCTCTGATAAGGCTGGCATGGTTATTCCTGTGGAGATTTCTGTTTATGAAGACAGAAGTTTCACCTTTATTCTCAAAACTCCTCCTGCTTCTGTGCTGATTCGTAAGGCAGCTGGTGTTGAAAAGGGTTCGGGTCAACCCAATAAGGATAAGGTCGGAACAATTACTAGAGCTCAACTTAAAGAGATTGCTGAGACTAAAATGCCTGATCTTAATGCTAATGATATTGAAGCTGCAATGAAGATTGTTGAAGGTACTGCCCGTAATATGGGTGTGACTCTCGCTGATTAA
- the nusG gene encoding transcription termination/antitermination protein NusG: MEEQHSEQQQGVQAGVKPRWYAVQVASGCEKRVKASLEQRIHTLDVADRILQVQIPQTPTVKIRKDGSRQHSEEKVFPGYVLIQMILNDEAWQVVKNTPHVINFVGAEQKRSTGRGRGHVKPVPLSRAEVERIFKRAQVAEPTVKVDMEVGDKIMVLSGPFKDFEGEVVEVSPERSKLKALLSIFGRDTPVELEFNQVEKQS; the protein is encoded by the coding sequence ATGGAAGAACAACATTCAGAACAACAGCAAGGAGTGCAAGCTGGCGTAAAGCCTCGGTGGTATGCCGTACAGGTTGCCTCCGGATGTGAAAAAAGAGTTAAGGCTAGTCTTGAGCAACGAATTCATACTCTGGATGTCGCGGATCGTATCCTTCAGGTTCAGATTCCCCAGACTCCAACAGTAAAAATTCGTAAGGATGGCAGCCGTCAACATAGTGAAGAAAAGGTGTTTCCTGGCTATGTCTTGATTCAGATGATTCTTAACGACGAGGCTTGGCAAGTTGTTAAAAACACGCCCCACGTCATTAATTTTGTCGGGGCTGAGCAAAAGCGTAGTACTGGTCGTGGTAGAGGTCATGTAAAGCCTGTCCCTCTAAGCCGAGCCGAAGTTGAGCGCATCTTTAAGCGAGCTCAAGTTGCTGAACCCACTGTTAAAGTTGATATGGAAGTTGGAGACAAGATTATGGTTTTGTCTGGTCCTTTCAAAGATTTTGAAGGTGAGGTTGTTGAGGTTAGTCCTGAACGAAGCAAATTAAAGGCTCTCTTGTCAATTTTTGGTCGAGATACTCCGGTAGAACTCGAATTTAATCAAGTAGAAAAACAGAGCTAG
- the secE gene encoding preprotein translocase subunit SecE produces MAKTKKAVDTEEQKSESFDAVQYANETKEELAKVVWPSRQQLFSESAAVILMVTLVATVVYVVDNLFIWVSGKVF; encoded by the coding sequence GTGGCAAAAACCAAAAAAGCAGTCGACACGGAAGAACAGAAATCTGAAAGTTTTGATGCGGTTCAATACGCTAACGAAACTAAAGAAGAGCTCGCTAAAGTTGTTTGGCCATCTCGCCAGCAGCTATTCAGTGAGTCAGCTGCGGTCATTCTGATGGTGACTCTTGTCGCAACTGTTGTATATGTTGTTGATAATCTGTTCATCTGGGTTTCCGGCAAGGTATTTTAG